One genomic region from Antedon mediterranea chromosome 3, ecAntMedi1.1, whole genome shotgun sequence encodes:
- the LOC140043378 gene encoding uncharacterized protein yields MTNEFNIHKGVKQGCVLSPILFSIFINEFVKLLRESNFGVRMNGVWMGGLFWADDVILIANNEREMTEMLEIANIFAKEWKLGFNHEKSNVMVVGKRINKDKEWKLGEKSIKEVNSYKYLGVYISSNMSEHSHYEHVIQKGNRLIAYIKGIIANLDDFNRVYYGNILWKTIAIPSINYACSIWYNKSKKDNEDLEKVQLQMARFLLKAPRYTPKEALYGDLGWVPLSKLHKLSRVKLFNRFITMDDHRWPNIVLNSMLQLKCDFDRLKYKFLSSCVDIFEKCTDIGFYNNVFDNDSLTLVPFSVSNVERYCKTYKWSNDVSGLCTLCGNGEIEDIKHFLLNCKAFDNIRMKELSNLQNNLVLCNDYDTWNRYTTATADDKLQYILGGDSIAICKESETFFDLFCKQYTRAAWEKRSELKSPNI; encoded by the exons ATGACTAATGAGTTTAATATCCACAAAGGAGTAAAACAAGGGTGTGTACTCTCaccaattttattttctatatttattaatgaatttgttAAACTTCTTCGTGAAAGCAACTTCGGGGTAAGAATGAATGGTGTCTGGATGGGAGGGCTCTTCTGGGCTGATGATGTTATATTGATTGCTAATAATGAAAGGGAAATGACTGAAATGTTAGAAATTGCCAATATATTCGCCAAAGAATGGAAACTTGGTTTTAATCATGAAAAATCAAATGTCATGGTTGTTGGAAAACGCATAAATAAAGATAAAGAGTGGAAATTAGGTGAAAAATCGATAAAAGAAgtaaatagttataaatatttAGGGGTCTATATTTCCTCAAACATGAGTGAACATTCACATTATGAACATGTTATCCAAAAGGGCAACCGGCTTATAGCTTATATCAAAGGTATCATAGCTAACCTTGATGACTTTAACCGGGTGTACTATGGAAACATACTGTGGAAAACCATTGCAATTCCTTCAATAAATTATGCTTGTAGCATTTGGTATAATAAATCCAAGAAGGATAACGAAGACCTAGAGAAAGTGCAATTGCAAATGGCCCGCTTTCTTCTCAAAGCTCCACGGTATACTCCAAAAGAGGCACTCTATGGTGACCTTGGGTGGGTTCCATTATCCAAGTTACACAAACTGTCCAgagttaaattatttaatcgtTTTATAACTATGGATGACCACAGGTGGCCTAATATTGTACTTAATTCTATGCTACAATTGAAATGTGATTTTGatcgtttaaaatataaatttcttaGTAGTTGTGTTGACATATTTGAAAAATGTACAGATATAGGCTTTTACAACAATGTTTTTGATAATGATAGTTTAACTCTTGTTCCTTTCTCAGTTAGCAATGTCGAGCGAT ATTGTAAAACTTATAAATGGTCCAATGATGTGTCCGGTCTTTGTACTTTATGTGGGAATGGCGAAATCGAagacattaaacattttttattaaactgtaAAGCATTTGATAATATTAGAATGAAAGAATTATCcaatctacaaaataatcttGTACTCTGTAATGATTATGACACATGGAATCGTTACACAACAGCAACTGCTGAtgataaattacagtatattttaggTGGAGATTCTATCGCGATTTGTAAAGAATCTGAGACcttttttgatttgttttgtaAACAATACACAAGAGCTGCATGGGAGAAACGGTCAGAACTTAAATCTCCCAATATAtag
- the LOC140044391 gene encoding E3 ubiquitin-protein ligase MIB2-like, producing the protein MIIGCRVVRGPDWQWNNQDGGEGHLGTVVEAKKSSSEGSIWIQWDMGIRNKYRNGHGGKFDIRLYDTTSAGAIHPRITCDACLQEQITGIRWKCVDCLDYDLCHKCYMTDKHNLKHTFKRFDFVNSEGVAVPCRLGAVKLKAYGIVEGAKVERKKDANMKGQVVKVKNIENVRCSGVEVKWDNGLVSTCKVGFEGVVELKCTVEAECGSYYRDHLATVINEKEDKLLDGLKQIQVRDDPGKRKLKGGDKVRVKDLPVSVMEVAQDGHGGWNDEMKKAMGLEGVVIKADPDGDVHVAVGGHMWCFNSDLIEFVQAGNIDDVGMGLLSELYTEAVQNAIGAEGGPKVIAAAAKQGDLPLIKKLLEEHEEWVNHQNSPGELTALQIAAHEGHLEVVDYLIAMQADLNMRDSDGDSALLCAAHKDRPEVIKSLLSCGADANLINNRLQTGIYIAAGKGYHNCVAEFLVEHVLCDPNMQDADGDTPLHVAINKNQDKVIEVMLKSPKVDISVSNGRGFNTLQYAALRGCTK; encoded by the exons ATGATAATTGGATGCAGAGTGGTCAGAGGTCCAGATTGGCAATGGAACAACCAGGACGGAGGAGAAGGTCACTTAGGAACAGTCGTAGAAGCAAAGAAATCAAGCTCAGAAGGAAGCATCTGGATTCAGTGGGATATGGGTATTAGAAATAAGTATCGAAATGGTCATGGCGGAAAGTTTGATATCAGATTGTATGACACAACATCTGCAG gaGCAATTCATCCACGTATTACATGCGATGCTTGTCTTCAAGAACAAATTACTGGGATTCGATGGAAATGCGTTGACTGTTTAGATTACGACCTATGCCACAAATGTTACATGACCGACAAGCACAAtctaaaacatacatttaaaagATTTGATTTTGTAAACTCAGAAGG agTGGCTGTTCCATGTAGACTTGGAGCTGTCAAGTTAAAAGCTTATGGAATAGTTGAAGGCGCAAAAGTTGAACGAAAAAAAGATGCCAATATGAAAg GTCAAGTTGTGAAGGTAAAGAACATAGAGAATGTTCGCTGTAGTGGTGTCGAAGTAAAATGGGACAATGGTCTAGTTAGTACTTGTAAAGTTGGTTTTGAAGGCGTAGTTGAGTTAAAGTGCACAGTTGAAGCAGAATGTGGCTCATACTACAGAGATCACCTTGCAACAGTTA taaatgaaaaagaagataaattgtTAGATGGATTAAAACAAATACAAGTGCGGGATGATCCTGGTAAAAGAAAATTAAAGGGAGGAGACAAAGTGCGTGTTAAGGATTTACCTGTTTCAGTAATGGAAGTGGCCCAAGATGGCCATGGAGGATGGAATGATGAAATGAAAAAG gCAATGGGTTTAGAAGGAGTGGTTATTAAAGCTGATCCTGACGGAGACGTCCATGTGGCTGTCGGAGGTCACATGTGGTGTTTCAACTCTGACCTGATTGAGTTTGTACAAGCAGGCAATATAGATGATGTTG GTATGGGGTTACTTAGCGAATTGTATACTGAGGCTGTGCAAAATGCAATTGGTGCCGAGGGTGGCCCTAAAGTCATTGCAGCAGCTGCCAAACAAGGTGACTTGCCTCTTATTAAAAAACTGCTAGAAGAACATGAGGAATGG GTTAACCATCAGAACTCTCCAGGTGAACTGACAGCATTGCAGATTGCAGCTCATGAAGGTCATTTAGAGGTCGTTGATTACTTGATTGCCATGCAGGCAGATCTTAACATGAGGGACAGTGATGGTGATAGTGCATTGCTGTGTGCTGCACATAA AGACAGACCTGAAGTGATCAAGAGTTTGCTGTCTTGTGGTGCTGATGCAAATCTTATTAACAACAGACTACAAACTGGTATTTACATTGCAGCTGGAAAAGGTTATCACAATTGCGTAGCAGAGTTTTTAGTGGAACATGTTCTGTGTGATCCAAACATGCAA GATGCAGATGGGGATACACCACTACATGTTgccattaacaaaaatcaagaTAAAGTTATAGAAGTCATGCTGAAATCACCTAAGGTTGACATAAGTGTGAGCAATGGAAGAGGTTTTAATACCTTACAGTATGCTGCACTCAGAGGGTGCACTAAGTAA
- the LOC140044392 gene encoding E3 ubiquitin-protein ligase MIB2-like has product MLKSPKVDISVSNGRGFNTLQYAALRGCTKAVELILSQTEGKQLVNSKKKDGFTALHVAAVNDHVEVAKLLIQKGKADLEIKNNKGATPLMCAVDEFHVKVVGVLVEAGSNVNCTDNDGDTCLHNLMIKNTINDLQGSLSGEDDIMRSLRAVVGGILNTHSESKPDDGFDIAGYLVANGANLQLKNKKGKTALDLNKNPKVEKMLLLVQQQQWQQSLK; this is encoded by the exons ATGCTGAAATCACCTAAGGTTGACATAAGTGTGAGCAATGGAAGAGGTTTTAATACCTTACAGTATGCTGCACTCAGAGGGTGCACTAA AGCGGTTGAACTTATTTTGTCGCAAACAGAAGGCAAACAATTAGTAAACAGTAAAAAGAAAGATGGCTTCACAGCTCTGCATGTTGCCGCTGTAAATGACCATGTAGAAGTTGCTAAACTTCTCATACAAAAG GGTAAAGCAGATTtggaaattaaaaataacaaaggGGCAACACCATTAATGTGTGCTGTGGATGAATTTCATGTTAAAGTTGTTGGTGTGTTGGTTGAAGCAGGGTCAAATGTCAACTGCACGGACAATGATGGTGATACGTGCCTACACAATTTAATGATAAAGAATACAATCAATGACCTGCAAGGGTCGTTGTCAGGTGAAGATGACATAATGCGCTCA CTTAGGGCTGTAGTTGGTGGCATACTTAATACACATTCAGAATCCAAACCAGATGACGGTTTTGATATAGCCGGATATTTAGTTGCGAATGGAGCCAACCTGCAACTGAAGAATAAAAAGGGTAAAACTGCCCTTGATCTTAATAAAAATCCCAAGGTTGAGAAAATGCTCCTTCTTGTCCAACAGCAACAATG GCAGCAAAGTCTCAAGTAA
- the LOC140044393 gene encoding synaptobrevin-1-like isoform X2 yields MAAPAPAAGGPPAGGPVPNKKLQQTQAQVDEVVDIMRVNVDKVLERDQKLSELDDRADALQQGASHFEKNAGKLKRKYWWKNCKMMIILAVIVIVIIIIIVVWATGQ; encoded by the exons AT GGCTGCCCCAGCACCAGCAGCAGGAGGCCCTCCAGCAGGCGGACCAGTACCTAACAAAAAATTGCAACAAACACAAGCACAGGTTGATGAG GTTGTGGATATTATGAGGGTGAACGTGGATAAAGTGCTCGAGAGAGATCAGAAGCTTTCTGAACTTGATGATCGTGCAG ATGCACTTCAGCAAGGGGCATCCCACTTTGAGAAGAATGCTGGGAAATTGAAGAGGAAATACTGGTGGAAGAATTGTAAGATGATGATTATTTTAGctgtaattgttattgtaatcataatcatcattgtAG TCTGGGCGACAGGACAATAA
- the LOC140044393 gene encoding vesicle-associated membrane protein 3-like isoform X1, with the protein MAAPAPAAGGPPAGGPVPNKKLQQTQAQVDEVVDIMRVNVDKVLERDQKLSELDDRADALQQGASHFEKNAGKLKRKYWWKNCKMMIILAVIVIVIIIIIVVAIVTST; encoded by the exons AT GGCTGCCCCAGCACCAGCAGCAGGAGGCCCTCCAGCAGGCGGACCAGTACCTAACAAAAAATTGCAACAAACACAAGCACAGGTTGATGAG GTTGTGGATATTATGAGGGTGAACGTGGATAAAGTGCTCGAGAGAGATCAGAAGCTTTCTGAACTTGATGATCGTGCAG ATGCACTTCAGCAAGGGGCATCCCACTTTGAGAAGAATGCTGGGAAATTGAAGAGGAAATACTGGTGGAAGAATTGTAAGATGATGATTATTTTAGctgtaattgttattgtaatcataatcatcattgtAG TTGCGATTGTTACCAGTACATAG
- the LOC140045049 gene encoding uncharacterized protein → MASDEEGSSRSDKVKLKCFFQIYKHSNEIISPITEIRWNKVLLCSKSWIKLDGDGKEIAIHLTELGMSDEGKSFDDVVREHPGLGFHATCYRRYTDTSRLKKAETRVAKKRSQAGDSESPDEPPVKRAKHFLRSSSATAMVQKATILPKKCIICKLQDKLVTIQGKRGHDKLRKALTDDAGMLRKAAEMREDQSILKDIRGKSCACIEVRYHDQCYKNYTKIVVNSRKRHDSGKELESVFLTYKQSYKVFCRDVIDKRLQYGQEILRLAKLQKLFMKSIEKTEKVYLSTIRSDVLKKKLRMDYPNLIFHSPTRRNESVLVYFSNVSPGFVADPFLSSGKSTTETDESSKYDIDIPTTSTTHEISTDGDNRDKLRTLYFAGTIVNNAIKSNKGMQSEWPPRAADINDVDISEIVPYELFNLIAKCVGAAEDTIQTSFSDVTEETRTKILSICQDILYLAWKGRRQTPKSLALGLTVRV, encoded by the exons ATGGCGTCCGACGAGGAAGGATCTTCTCGCTCAGACAAAGTAAAGTTGAAATGTTTTTTCCAAATTTACAAGCATTCAAATGAAATTATCAGTCCAATTACTGAGATTCGATGGAATAAAGTGTTGCTCTGTTCAAAGAGTTGGATAAAATTAGATGGAGACGGCAAGGAAATCGCCATACATTTGACGGAGCTTGGTATGTCTGATGAAGGTAAATCGTTTGACGATGTCGTACGCGAGCATCCAGGCTTAGGTTTTCATGCTACCTGTTACAGGCGATATACTGATACATCTCGACTAAAAAAG GCTGAAACAAGAGTTGCCAAAAAGAGATCCCAAGCAGGAGACAGTGAGAGCCCAGATGAGCCACCAGTTAAGAGGGCCAAGCATTTTTTGAGAAGTAGTTCAGCCACAGCAATGGTTCAAAAAGCCACAATTTTGCCAAAGAAATGTATCATTTGTAAATTGCAAGACAAATTAGTGACGATCCAAGGCAAAAGAGGTCATGATAAATTAAGAAAGGCTTTAACAGATGATGCAG GAATGTTGCGAAAAGCTGCAGAAATGAGAGAGGACCAAAGTATTTTAAAAGACATTCGAGGCAAAAGCTGTGCTTGTATTGAAGTGCGATATCATGACCAATGTTACAAAAACTACACCAAAATAGTTGTTAATTCACGTAAACGACATGATTCTGGAAA ggaattggaaagtgtttttttaacatataaGCAAAGCTATAAGGTATTTTGCAGAGATGTAATTGATAAACGGTTACAGTATGGACAGGAGATACTAAGACTCGCAAAACTCCAAAAGCTTTTCATGAAATCAATtgaaaaaacagaaaaagtTTACTTGTCAACTATAAG ATCAGACGTGTTGAAGAAGAAGCTCAGGATGGATTATCCTAACCTAATTTTTCATTCACCCACAAGAAG AAATGAATCAGTTCTGGTGTACTTTAGCAATGTATCCCCAGGATTTGTGGCTGATCCATTTTTGTCATCAGGAAAAAGTACAACGGAGACAGATGAATCATCAAAGTATGACATAGATATTCCAACTACTTCTACAACACACGAAATCTCCACTGATGGTGACAATAGAGACAAACTAAGGACTCTATATTTTGCAG GTACGATAGTAAATAATGCCATCAAATCAAACAAAGGTATGCAGAGTGAATGGCCTCCAAGAGCAGCGGACATTAATGATGTTGACATATCTGAAATTGTGCCATATGAGTTGTTTAATCTAATCGCAAAGTGTGTTGGTGCTGCAGAAGATACTATACAAACCTCATTTTCAGATGTTACTGAAGAAACTCGAACGaaaattttatcgatatgcCAGGACATCCTGTACCTTGCTTGGAAAGGAAGAAGGCAGACTCCAAAGTCACTTGCTCTAGGATTAACTGTTCGAGTGTGA